The Fulvivirga ligni genome window below encodes:
- a CDS encoding tetratricopeptide repeat protein has translation MKRQTGMKQFITMYFLLGLMAIANAQTAKESTEKGKALYEKREYMQAVISFNAAIEKDPNYYQAYYMRGKIKEAFGDLHGAMKDYNTCLEKFDKFPDAYYSRGNIKFKLQDYYGAIADYSSTIEYDGDRLEAYYKRGQAKQQLEAYQDAINDCSKIIELNAKNVDAYYLRGILRLDFGQVQEGCLDLSKAGELGDLKAYDVIKEKCNNKIYHNEQ, from the coding sequence ATGAAACGACAAACAGGGATGAAACAATTTATTACTATGTATTTCTTACTTGGCTTAATGGCAATAGCCAATGCCCAAACGGCCAAGGAGTCTACAGAAAAAGGGAAAGCTCTATATGAGAAGAGAGAGTATATGCAGGCTGTAATCAGCTTCAATGCTGCCATAGAGAAAGACCCAAACTACTACCAAGCCTACTATATGCGGGGTAAAATTAAAGAGGCCTTTGGAGATCTACACGGTGCTATGAAAGATTATAATACGTGTCTGGAAAAATTTGATAAATTTCCTGATGCGTATTACTCCAGAGGAAACATCAAATTCAAGTTACAAGATTATTACGGAGCAATCGCAGACTATTCTTCTACCATAGAATATGATGGAGACAGATTAGAGGCGTATTACAAAAGAGGGCAAGCAAAGCAACAGTTAGAAGCTTATCAGGATGCAATTAATGATTGCTCCAAAATAATCGAGTTAAATGCCAAGAACGTAGATGCTTATTATCTTAGAGGCATTTTAAGGTTAGACTTTGGTCAGGTACAAGAAGGATGTCTTGATCTGAGCAAAGCAGGGGAGTTAGGCGACTTAAAGGCCTATGATGTGATTAAAGAAAAGTGCAATA